One part of the Candidatus Hydrogenedens sp. genome encodes these proteins:
- a CDS encoding ATP-binding protein: MKSRKDILPKRQVYEGPVHWLWIVGMGRIFVLFIVTSGFYFYLTKPQIYFFLPIYIVALILSVWHLFEIYKGIRPLSFLLWAQMFVDFGVVCATIGITRGCNSPFTFLLVIVIMEAGFLLGIYQGFLFAIFSFLFMGFQFAVEGPSTLVSIEHWYPFLIQTIAFLFTGFITGYWNQRVLILKQFQQDILDNMNSGFLITDANGIIRSINKGGCSIFEVEEKDVIGAHVEGLIRTVEGFECPITTALKSNRDFTSYEFYIYTPSGNQKLIGLTTNRLFDKKGRIASLIASCTDLSELDHIRQDLRRHDRLAAIGEQLSSLAHEIRNPVASIRSAVAEMQNSINEPEVLNRLVNIAVRECDRLNYIITSFLDFAREPIQTKNVISLPELLEEFVEQFKQTLPTTPTYNVELRTIMKTEHCKVKGDKEQLLLVFRNLAQNAIDAMKNGGTLTILLMSPTEKGPIEIHFKDEGVGIPPDKITRIFEPFYTEKKQGVGMGLTISLRIISSHDGTIRVISNPKKGTTMIIRLPRYTE; the protein is encoded by the coding sequence GTGAAATCCCGTAAAGATATTCTACCTAAACGACAAGTATATGAAGGTCCTGTCCATTGGCTATGGATTGTTGGTATGGGCAGGATTTTTGTTTTATTTATTGTCACATCAGGATTTTATTTCTATTTAACAAAACCGCAAATTTATTTTTTCCTTCCTATTTATATTGTCGCACTTATTCTAAGTGTATGGCACTTGTTTGAAATATACAAGGGCATTCGTCCATTAAGTTTCTTATTATGGGCACAAATGTTTGTAGATTTTGGGGTTGTCTGTGCAACTATCGGTATTACACGAGGATGTAATAGTCCATTTACTTTCCTTCTCGTCATTGTGATTATGGAGGCGGGGTTTCTTCTCGGTATTTATCAGGGCTTTTTATTTGCCATTTTTTCCTTTTTGTTTATGGGGTTTCAGTTTGCCGTTGAAGGACCTTCAACTTTAGTATCGATTGAGCATTGGTATCCATTTCTAATTCAGACAATAGCCTTCTTATTCACTGGATTTATAACGGGTTATTGGAACCAGCGGGTCTTGATTTTAAAACAATTTCAACAAGATATTCTTGATAATATGAACAGTGGATTTTTAATAACAGATGCTAATGGTATTATACGCAGTATAAATAAAGGGGGGTGCAGTATCTTTGAGGTAGAAGAGAAGGATGTTATTGGAGCCCATGTGGAAGGGTTAATACGAACTGTTGAAGGATTTGAATGTCCTATTACGACTGCTCTCAAATCAAATCGTGATTTTACAAGTTATGAGTTTTATATCTATACCCCTTCAGGAAATCAGAAATTGATAGGTCTGACAACTAACCGATTGTTTGACAAAAAAGGAAGGATTGCTTCTCTGATTGCGTCATGTACAGATTTAAGCGAATTAGACCATATTCGGCAAGACTTGCGGAGGCATGACCGTCTTGCGGCAATTGGAGAACAATTATCAAGTTTAGCCCATGAAATACGTAACCCGGTTGCCTCCATACGGAGTGCTGTGGCGGAAATGCAAAATAGCATAAATGAGCCAGAGGTATTAAACCGCTTGGTGAATATTGCTGTTCGGGAATGTGACCGATTAAATTATATTATTACCTCATTCCTCGATTTCGCTCGGGAACCAATACAAACTAAAAATGTAATATCCTTACCAGAACTTCTGGAAGAATTTGTTGAGCAATTTAAACAAACTTTGCCTACAACACCAACTTACAATGTTGAACTTCGTACCATAATGAAAACCGAACATTGCAAAGTTAAAGGAGATAAAGAACAATTACTACTGGTGTTCCGCAATTTAGCACAAAATGCTATTGATGCCATGAAAAATGGGGGAACTTTAACTATTTTGCTAATGTCTCCGACAGAGAAAGGTCCTATTGAAATTCATTTCAAGGACGAAGGAGTAGGAATTCCACCAGACAAAATTACACGAATTTTCGAGCCGTTCTATACTGAGAAAAAACAAGGTGTTGGAATGGGACTCACAATTAGTCTCCGTATTATCTCTTCGCATGATGGAACTATTCGTGTCATCTCAAATCCGAAAAAAGGGACAACGATGATAATTCGTCTCCCACGCTATACTGAATAG
- a CDS encoding sigma-54 dependent transcriptional regulator: MGLTKKQVLVVDDEESMREVISIILQRGGFYCETAENVESAIHLLKQRSFDAVVTDLVMDNDRKAGMKLLKWIKENTPSLPTLMVTAHGSVENAIEAMQSGAADYIQKPFKSNEEICLRVKKAIEQQALIQENEGLKRERFLLKPYEEIVGNSPAIEQIKKTVYRVAQLPSTVIIYGESGVGKELIARGIHRLSPRAEKPFIAINCASIPETLLESELFGYKRGAFTVAIEDKEGLLAVANGGTVFLDEIGEMPSNLQARLLRVLDNNTVIPVGGTKEIKVDIRIISATNKNLEEMVKKGLFREDLFFRLNVVPITVPPLRERREDIPLLIHHFLKLHSSRMGLPTPKITTEVIEAFTDYYWPGNVRELSNFIERIIALYHESDIDLSHVPDSIKQSLLSNVSGNKDKDTIDKIKLPPEGIELEKFIENVEQSLIEQALVRAKYSQKKAAKILGLTPRSLRYRLQKYGLISETHEDINEE; encoded by the coding sequence ATGGGGCTTACTAAAAAACAAGTATTGGTAGTAGATGATGAAGAAAGTATGCGTGAGGTTATTTCTATTATTCTACAACGCGGAGGTTTTTATTGTGAAACCGCTGAAAATGTTGAATCGGCTATCCATCTCTTAAAACAACGTTCATTTGATGCTGTCGTCACAGACTTGGTTATGGATAATGATCGAAAAGCAGGGATGAAATTGCTGAAATGGATTAAAGAAAATACTCCCTCATTACCTACCTTAATGGTTACAGCCCATGGAAGCGTTGAAAATGCTATTGAAGCAATGCAATCAGGTGCGGCGGATTATATTCAAAAGCCATTCAAGAGTAATGAAGAAATTTGTCTACGGGTAAAGAAGGCAATTGAACAACAGGCTCTTATCCAGGAAAATGAAGGGTTAAAGAGAGAGCGATTTCTACTAAAGCCTTATGAAGAAATTGTGGGAAATAGCCCTGCCATTGAGCAAATAAAAAAAACGGTTTATCGAGTTGCACAACTCCCGAGCACGGTTATTATCTATGGAGAAAGTGGAGTAGGCAAAGAGTTAATAGCCAGAGGAATACACAGATTAAGTCCACGTGCCGAGAAACCATTTATTGCAATTAATTGTGCCTCTATCCCAGAGACATTATTAGAAAGTGAACTATTTGGGTATAAACGTGGAGCGTTCACAGTTGCAATAGAAGATAAGGAAGGATTATTAGCAGTGGCTAACGGTGGGACGGTATTTTTAGATGAAATTGGTGAAATGCCGTCAAATTTGCAAGCTCGATTATTGCGTGTTCTTGATAATAATACGGTAATTCCTGTGGGAGGGACAAAAGAGATAAAGGTGGATATACGTATTATTTCTGCAACAAACAAAAATTTAGAGGAGATGGTTAAAAAAGGGTTATTCCGTGAAGACCTATTTTTCCGCTTAAATGTCGTTCCCATTACTGTTCCTCCGCTACGAGAACGAAGGGAAGATATTCCCCTTTTAATTCATCATTTTCTTAAACTTCATTCATCTCGTATGGGCTTACCAACTCCAAAAATTACAACTGAGGTAATAGAGGCGTTTACAGATTATTATTGGCCTGGCAATGTTCGAGAACTTTCTAATTTTATAGAGCGGATTATTGCATTGTACCATGAGTCTGATATTGATTTGTCACACGTCCCTGATTCAATAAAACAATCTCTTCTTAGCAATGTATCAGGGAACAAAGATAAAGATACCATTGACAAGATTAAACTACCCCCAGAAGGAATTGAACTGGAAAAATTTATAGAGAATGTAGAACAATCGTTGATTGAACAGGCGTTAGTCCGAGCTAAATATTCCCAGAAAAAAGCTGCAAAAATTCTTGGTTTAACACCACGCTCACTACGTTATCGCCTGCAAAAATACGGATTAATTTCAGAGACACACGAAGACATTAACGAAGAATAA
- a CDS encoding type IV pilus twitching motility protein PilT: MRLTFGIRELLEKMIKAGASDLHIVVGVPPVIRIHGRLEYMPGYPRLTPDMTQELIYSVMNEEQIAEFEKERELDMSFGVEKLSRFRLNVYRDRGSVVAALRAIPYEITSFEQLGIPRVVADFAYRPYGLVLVCGPTGSGKSTTLAALIDKINTERDVHIITIEDPIEYLHSHRRSIINQREVNVDTKSFASALKRVLRQDPDVILIGEMRDTETIQAALTVAETGHLTFATLHTNDAVQTINRIVDVFPQEQQEQVRTQLSFVLEGVVVQQLLPRVDGQGRVLATEVMVPNPAIRSLIRAQKLEQIPSMIEIGKGEGMMTMNQSLYRLYRRGLITKDLAFKRSPNPEGLLNLIERGGATG; encoded by the coding sequence ATGAGATTAACATTTGGGATTCGAGAACTTTTAGAAAAAATGATAAAAGCAGGTGCCAGCGATTTACACATTGTTGTTGGCGTCCCTCCTGTAATTCGAATACATGGCAGATTGGAATATATGCCAGGCTATCCACGATTGACCCCAGATATGACACAGGAACTTATCTATTCTGTGATGAATGAAGAACAAATTGCAGAGTTCGAAAAGGAACGAGAATTAGATATGTCTTTCGGGGTTGAAAAGTTAAGTCGTTTCCGGTTAAATGTATATCGTGACCGTGGTTCTGTGGTCGCAGCATTGCGTGCTATTCCTTATGAAATAACAAGTTTTGAACAGTTAGGAATTCCAAGGGTCGTCGCCGATTTTGCATATCGCCCTTATGGTCTTGTTTTGGTATGTGGTCCAACAGGTAGTGGTAAATCAACAACGTTAGCAGCACTTATTGATAAAATTAACACTGAACGAGATGTACATATTATCACTATCGAAGACCCCATTGAATATCTGCATTCACATCGGCGGTCAATTATTAATCAGCGTGAGGTTAATGTAGACACAAAATCCTTTGCGAGTGCCCTGAAACGTGTATTACGACAGGACCCAGATGTGATTTTAATAGGTGAAATGCGTGATACTGAGACTATTCAAGCAGCACTGACTGTGGCAGAAACAGGACACTTAACATTTGCAACATTACACACAAATGACGCTGTACAAACCATAAACCGTATTGTCGACGTATTCCCCCAAGAGCAACAAGAGCAAGTACGAACACAGTTATCGTTTGTTCTTGAAGGGGTTGTTGTTCAGCAACTACTCCCTCGTGTAGATGGCCAGGGACGTGTACTTGCAACGGAAGTGATGGTGCCTAATCCTGCTATCCGCTCCCTTATTCGTGCACAGAAATTAGAGCAAATCCCTTCTATGATAGAAATAGGTAAAGGAGAGGGGATGATGACCATGAACCAATCCTTATATCGTTTGTATCGGAGAGGGCTTATTACGAAAGACCTCGCATTTAAGCGAAGTCCCAATCCAGAAGGGTTATTAAATCTTATTGAACGAGGAGGTGCTACGGGGTGA
- the glgP gene encoding alpha-glucan family phosphorylase, translating to MRNIFKFNVIPNLPERLGKLLEIANNLWWCWNPEAIDLFFRMDRDLWVECGQNPRLLLGKIKQKKLDELAKNDSFLTHMDRVYSRLQDYMKTNTYFERNLHAPKEMRILYMSAEFGVHESINIYSGGLGVLAGDHLKAASDLGLPLVGLGMLYREGYFRQYLNADGWQQELYPPNDFYNMPIGKVMKEDGTPLVIQVEYPGRMVNAYIWKCQVGRVPLYLLDTDHEDNSPADRSITGQLYGGDRETRIKQEIMLGMGGVIAAHTLKIRPTIFHLNEGHAAFMVLQRIKELVLNEGLTFNHAVETVKAGSYFTTHTPVPAGNDMFDPGLIERYFGKYCQDVGITLQDFLALGRQDPNDMREPFCMTVLALKLCAGANGVSKLHGEVSREMWSRVWKDLPVHEIPIKSITNGVHIRSWISRDLADLYDRYLGPGWLNSPEDHSIWDHVDEIPDTELWRTHERRRERLVDFARRRLVKQLINRGVPPSGVHAASECLDPECLTIGFARRFATYKRVTLLFRDPARLKRILLNPQMPVQLIIAGKAHPQDIQGKELIRQIIHFALDPDVRNHVVFLEDYDINLARYMVQGVDCWLNTPRRPMEASGTSGMKAAANGALNISIPDGWWCEAKELGPNGWTIGKGETYESTEEQDSVESSALYEILEQEIVPMFYNRSSDDLPREWIRRMKIAIKTICPVFNTYRMVQEYAEKAYIPLSVRRIAFRKDNRKSAYELSAWKQKIRSVWNNVRFVRVESETHGDVPVGTEIPIEADVYLDSLNEKDVIVEAYVGHLGMNGDIHEGHAVNMVFEKKLENNVYRFKGFIPCQETGLAGYSVRVFPYHIDLANKFEVGLITWA from the coding sequence GTGCGTAATATTTTTAAGTTCAACGTTATTCCCAATCTTCCCGAACGACTTGGGAAGTTGTTAGAAATAGCCAATAACTTGTGGTGGTGTTGGAACCCAGAGGCGATAGATTTGTTTTTCCGTATGGATAGAGACCTTTGGGTAGAATGTGGTCAAAATCCACGATTACTTTTAGGGAAAATAAAGCAGAAGAAATTAGATGAACTGGCAAAGAATGATAGTTTTCTTACACACATGGACCGTGTGTATTCACGCCTTCAAGATTACATGAAAACAAATACCTATTTTGAGCGGAATCTCCATGCCCCCAAGGAAATGCGTATCCTTTATATGTCTGCTGAATTCGGTGTCCATGAAAGCATAAATATTTATTCAGGAGGCTTAGGTGTGCTTGCTGGAGACCATTTGAAGGCGGCAAGTGATTTAGGATTACCGTTAGTTGGATTAGGGATGTTATATCGAGAGGGTTATTTTCGACAGTATTTAAATGCGGATGGCTGGCAACAGGAGTTATATCCACCGAACGATTTTTATAATATGCCTATCGGAAAAGTGATGAAAGAGGATGGAACACCATTAGTAATTCAGGTTGAATATCCAGGACGGATGGTTAATGCATATATTTGGAAATGCCAAGTAGGCCGTGTCCCTCTCTATTTGTTGGATACTGACCATGAAGATAATTCCCCTGCAGATCGTTCTATAACAGGACAATTATATGGTGGCGATCGAGAAACACGTATTAAACAAGAAATAATGTTAGGAATGGGGGGGGTTATTGCAGCCCATACTCTGAAAATTCGCCCTACTATTTTTCATTTAAATGAGGGACATGCAGCGTTTATGGTTTTACAACGGATTAAAGAACTTGTCTTAAATGAAGGGCTAACATTTAACCATGCAGTTGAAACTGTAAAGGCAGGGAGCTATTTCACAACGCATACACCCGTCCCAGCTGGGAATGATATGTTCGACCCTGGATTGATAGAACGTTATTTTGGCAAGTATTGTCAGGATGTAGGAATTACACTTCAGGATTTTCTTGCCTTAGGAAGACAAGACCCAAATGATATGCGAGAGCCCTTCTGTATGACCGTTTTGGCATTAAAATTATGTGCTGGTGCTAATGGGGTTAGCAAATTACATGGTGAAGTGTCTCGTGAAATGTGGTCACGAGTTTGGAAAGATTTACCCGTTCATGAAATTCCTATAAAATCAATAACAAACGGTGTTCATATCCGTTCATGGATTTCAAGGGACCTTGCAGACCTTTATGACCGTTATTTAGGGCCAGGATGGCTGAACAGTCCTGAAGACCATTCAATTTGGGACCATGTTGATGAAATTCCGGATACGGAGTTGTGGCGTACCCATGAACGACGACGAGAACGTTTAGTGGACTTTGCTCGTCGTCGGTTAGTAAAACAACTCATTAACCGTGGGGTTCCACCCTCAGGAGTCCATGCGGCAAGCGAGTGCCTTGACCCTGAATGCCTTACTATCGGCTTTGCACGACGATTCGCCACATATAAACGGGTAACATTGCTTTTCCGAGACCCTGCAAGATTAAAACGGATATTGTTAAATCCACAAATGCCCGTGCAATTAATTATAGCAGGGAAGGCACATCCACAAGATATTCAAGGGAAAGAACTTATTCGTCAGATAATCCATTTTGCTTTAGACCCAGACGTAAGAAATCATGTTGTGTTTTTAGAAGACTACGATATTAATTTAGCACGATACATGGTTCAAGGTGTGGACTGCTGGCTAAATACACCACGTCGCCCAATGGAGGCAAGTGGAACCAGCGGTATGAAAGCAGCGGCTAACGGCGCACTTAACATAAGTATTCCTGATGGTTGGTGGTGTGAAGCAAAAGAGCTCGGACCCAACGGGTGGACCATTGGAAAAGGAGAGACATACGAGTCCACCGAGGAACAAGATAGCGTGGAAAGTTCGGCTCTTTATGAAATTCTGGAACAAGAAATTGTCCCTATGTTTTATAATCGTAGTTCTGACGATTTACCGAGGGAATGGATACGAAGAATGAAAATAGCAATAAAGACAATATGCCCTGTTTTCAATACATACCGAATGGTTCAGGAATATGCAGAGAAAGCTTATATACCTCTATCAGTCCGACGGATTGCTTTTCGGAAAGATAATCGGAAAAGTGCTTATGAATTATCCGCATGGAAGCAAAAAATCCGTTCTGTTTGGAATAATGTCCGCTTTGTTCGTGTGGAATCAGAAACACATGGAGATGTCCCTGTCGGAACAGAAATACCAATTGAAGCTGATGTTTATCTTGATTCCCTTAATGAAAAAGATGTGATTGTGGAGGCGTATGTGGGACATTTGGGGATGAATGGCGATATACACGAAGGGCATGCTGTAAACATGGTTTTTGAGAAGAAGTTAGAAAACAATGTTTATCGGTTCAAAGGGTTTATCCCCTGTCAAGAAACAGGTCTTGCTGGTTATTCAGTTCGTGTGTTCCCATATCATATTGATTTAGCAAATAAGTTCGAAGTAGGATTAATAACGTGGGCATAG